A window from Aquiluna borgnonia encodes these proteins:
- a CDS encoding threonine aldolase family protein, protein MDSNPRGFASDNYAGVHPRVMDAIVKVNHGHEVAYGEDSVSARFDEVVKELFGENSVGFPIFNGTGANVVALQAATNRWESVICASSAHIHVDEGGAPEKMAGLKLWTVPSDDGKLTVEQAKSQIFDMGVVHRAQPGVISITQTTEMGTLYQVEEIRQLADFAHENGLLLHLDGARISNAAAALGESFRTFTTDAGVDLVSLGGTKIGAMAAEAVIVTDSSSEIGSALADAMPYLRKTSMQLASKMRFMSAQLVALFENGAGLAISNGQHANRMAQLLYQGVVDLAQKSNLVSVDNPAEANAVFPTLPEEITLALQQKYRFYVWNQQTGQVRWMCSWDTTEDDVRGLLAALAGELGL, encoded by the coding sequence TTGGACAGCAACCCAAGAGGCTTTGCCAGCGATAACTACGCCGGCGTTCACCCCAGAGTCATGGACGCAATAGTCAAGGTAAACCACGGTCACGAGGTTGCCTACGGCGAGGATTCGGTTTCCGCTCGCTTTGATGAGGTGGTGAAGGAGCTTTTCGGAGAAAACTCCGTCGGGTTCCCAATCTTCAACGGCACCGGTGCGAATGTTGTGGCCCTGCAGGCTGCCACCAACCGTTGGGAGAGTGTGATTTGCGCTTCAAGTGCTCACATTCACGTTGATGAGGGGGGTGCTCCAGAGAAGATGGCCGGCTTGAAACTTTGGACCGTGCCATCTGACGACGGAAAGCTGACCGTGGAGCAGGCCAAAAGCCAAATATTTGACATGGGTGTGGTCCACCGCGCTCAACCCGGCGTAATCAGCATCACCCAGACCACCGAGATGGGAACCCTCTATCAGGTTGAGGAAATTCGCCAGCTGGCTGACTTCGCCCACGAGAACGGGTTGCTACTTCACCTAGACGGAGCCCGCATCTCAAATGCCGCGGCGGCGTTGGGGGAGTCCTTCCGGACCTTCACCACCGATGCCGGGGTTGATTTAGTCTCCCTAGGCGGAACCAAGATCGGCGCTATGGCCGCGGAGGCGGTCATCGTTACCGACTCTTCCTCAGAAATTGGCTCGGCGCTCGCCGATGCCATGCCCTACCTTCGCAAAACCTCAATGCAGCTTGCCTCGAAGATGCGCTTTATGTCTGCACAGCTGGTGGCGCTTTTTGAAAATGGTGCAGGGCTAGCCATCAGCAATGGTCAGCATGCCAACCGCATGGCACAGCTGCTTTACCAGGGGGTAGTGGATCTAGCACAAAAGAGCAATTTGGTCAGCGTTGATAACCCTGCGGAGGCAAATGCGGTTTTCCCGACCCTGCCGGAGGAGATCACCCTGGCGCTCCAGCAGAAATATCGCTTTTACGTTTGGAATCAGCAGACCGGACAGGTTCGCTGGATGTGCTCCTGGGACACCACAGAGGACGATGTTCGGGGCCTGTTGGCTGCTCTGGCTGGAGAGCTGGGGCTCTAG
- a CDS encoding Lrp/AsnC family transcriptional regulator, translating into MESLDQRLVELLSEDSSAPISELAAALETPASTVHQRIKRLEAKGVITGYRAQIDQRSVGLSLHALVSLTPIDPARPDDVVERIRPIGEIESCWSVAGTESYIIKVAVSEPADLENLLARIRFEANVSTRTSVILSTAFESRQAQIPKEN; encoded by the coding sequence ATGGAATCTCTTGATCAGCGCCTAGTTGAACTTCTCTCAGAGGACTCCAGCGCACCTATCAGTGAGCTTGCAGCTGCCCTAGAAACTCCCGCCTCAACTGTGCATCAGCGCATCAAGCGCTTAGAGGCCAAAGGCGTCATAACCGGGTACCGGGCTCAAATTGATCAGCGCTCGGTAGGGCTGTCGCTGCACGCTCTGGTTTCGCTTACTCCGATTGACCCAGCTCGGCCAGATGATGTGGTTGAGCGGATTCGTCCAATCGGTGAGATAGAGAGCTGCTGGTCGGTAGCGGGGACCGAGTCCTACATAATCAAGGTGGCCGTCTCTGAGCCCGCAGATCTTGAAAACCTGCTAGCCAGAATTCGCTTCGAGGCGAATGTCTCCACAAGAACGAGTGTGATTCTCTCGACCGCCTTCGAAAGCCGCCAGGCTCAAATCCCCAAGGAGAACTAA
- a CDS encoding DUF6421 family protein — translation MQNSSRILIDQAHNQAWAVNPELAKAMNPANPSDASYAKMAQLAQSAEFDVSLFESGEFSPQVLSHTDVLVIPHCSSAEWERTIGAGSEKLSQAELSAIEDFVRSGGSLLILAETEQPKYGNNLAELAMRFGISIQNATVQDPENCYSEVPTWVLGQFSKNTISDFGFRVESVCLYRAGTLALEPMAAGEVFMRSSESALPANAPLGVAVSFGLGRVVVLADSDLFGDDSIEDCDNAQLWLNLAGWLSNAKVAANALADSPANWASGDPAWQNLAITVEKFRPVQQKDGSIDLSLISKAEVDQRLEELMAAIKALAPRFPHQSDYFVALERDLRAWADSGYSVPDFFQSLEHFRPDLRRQHQIEHLAVFAMYTQNGNPNRNLEAVITRTFWPDWLAEKEVKYNNPAFIPIEFVAFTKGYDTNSAVFFPETVAVREVSTYFWGGIFCDREAARFRRVCQSAKQLLHLPLPADAERLISDQLLAQETFVLWDLIHDRTHSRGDLPFDPFMIKQRMPFWMYALEELRCDLSTFRESLVLQEQGDRLAKYMQYAILFDRLFRFPITGDRVRNYDGLGGQIIFAHLHKTGALHWTDNRLTFDWDRVTQEIVNLCEQVENLYHEGINRSRMNQWIAAYEFVSGLVPPHPGSNWAKGFDALPADAELKSLVNLVLDDEFPLNVFYETLNRKLSDVIASTRGITA, via the coding sequence GTGCAGAACTCATCAAGAATTCTCATCGATCAGGCTCACAACCAGGCTTGGGCCGTCAATCCCGAACTAGCCAAGGCCATGAACCCGGCGAATCCATCTGACGCCAGCTACGCCAAAATGGCGCAATTGGCTCAGTCGGCAGAGTTTGATGTTTCACTTTTTGAATCGGGTGAGTTCAGCCCGCAAGTCTTGAGCCATACCGATGTCTTGGTAATTCCCCACTGCTCCTCAGCGGAGTGGGAAAGGACCATCGGCGCTGGTTCAGAGAAGCTCAGCCAGGCGGAACTTTCGGCCATTGAGGATTTTGTTCGCTCTGGCGGTTCACTTCTAATTCTGGCCGAGACCGAACAGCCCAAGTACGGCAACAATCTTGCTGAGCTTGCGATGAGATTTGGCATCAGTATCCAAAACGCTACCGTCCAGGATCCCGAAAACTGCTACTCCGAGGTTCCGACCTGGGTGCTGGGTCAATTCTCTAAAAACACCATTTCTGATTTTGGTTTTCGCGTTGAGTCGGTTTGCCTTTACCGAGCCGGAACCTTAGCTCTCGAACCAATGGCCGCGGGTGAAGTTTTCATGCGCTCAAGCGAAAGCGCTCTTCCAGCCAATGCTCCGCTCGGTGTCGCGGTGTCCTTCGGACTTGGTCGGGTGGTGGTGCTGGCTGATTCCGATCTTTTTGGGGATGATTCGATTGAGGATTGCGACAATGCCCAGCTTTGGCTGAACCTGGCGGGTTGGTTGTCAAATGCAAAAGTGGCTGCCAACGCCCTCGCCGATAGCCCTGCCAACTGGGCAAGCGGCGACCCAGCATGGCAAAATCTCGCAATCACCGTGGAGAAATTTCGCCCAGTGCAGCAAAAGGACGGTTCAATCGATTTGAGCCTCATCTCCAAGGCTGAGGTAGACCAGCGGCTGGAAGAGTTGATGGCAGCTATCAAGGCTTTGGCCCCGAGATTCCCGCACCAGTCAGACTACTTCGTGGCACTGGAACGTGATTTGCGGGCCTGGGCCGACTCCGGTTATTCGGTCCCAGACTTTTTCCAATCGCTCGAGCACTTTCGCCCAGATCTGAGGCGACAGCACCAAATTGAGCACCTTGCGGTATTCGCCATGTACACGCAAAACGGGAATCCAAACCGCAATCTCGAGGCGGTAATCACTCGAACCTTTTGGCCAGATTGGCTGGCAGAAAAGGAAGTCAAGTACAACAACCCCGCTTTCATACCGATTGAATTTGTGGCTTTCACCAAGGGGTACGACACGAATTCGGCGGTGTTTTTCCCCGAGACAGTTGCGGTGCGCGAAGTGTCGACGTACTTCTGGGGAGGAATATTCTGCGACCGGGAAGCCGCGCGATTCCGCCGAGTTTGCCAGTCAGCCAAGCAGTTGCTGCATCTACCACTTCCCGCTGATGCGGAGCGGTTGATCAGCGATCAGCTGCTCGCGCAGGAGACCTTTGTGCTCTGGGATTTGATTCACGATCGAACCCACTCAAGGGGAGACCTGCCTTTTGACCCGTTCATGATCAAACAGCGCATGCCATTTTGGATGTATGCCCTTGAGGAACTTCGCTGCGACCTATCGACCTTCCGGGAATCTCTGGTGCTGCAGGAGCAGGGTGACCGGCTGGCGAAATACATGCAGTATGCCATTTTGTTCGATCGCCTCTTCCGCTTTCCGATCACCGGGGATCGGGTTAGAAATTACGACGGACTCGGTGGTCAAATTATCTTCGCTCACCTGCACAAAACCGGAGCTTTGCACTGGACTGACAACCGACTGACTTTTGATTGGGACAGGGTAACTCAAGAAATCGTCAACCTTTGCGAGCAGGTTGAGAACCTGTACCACGAGGGAATCAATCGCTCGCGTATGAACCAGTGGATCGCAGCCTATGAGTTTGTCTCCGGGCTGGTCCCACCGCATCCAGGTTCGAACTGGGCTAAGGGGTTTGACGCTCTTCCGGCCGATGCCGAGCTGAAGTCACTGGTGAATCTCGTGCTGGATGATGAATTTCCGCTAAACGTGTTTTATGAGACCCTAAATCGAAAACTCTCCGATGTGATTGCATCCACCAGGGGAATCACCGCCTAG
- a CDS encoding MMPL family transporter, with translation MANLLYKLGLFSARKAWTVISAWLILLAITVGLMVSFAGKLSSSMSIDGIPAQDVIDRLQDSFPEAARGQGQVVFHKASGEFTEPEKQMITEALEEAAAVEGVAEVLNPFEVAREISDQRQELADAEAELAQAKLDLADGQKQIDDGLAKLEDSLAELEEQADQLADQRNALEQNLESIEAGLLQLEAGGAPVTMIAPLEANQQQVLGGLAQIEAGEQAIEAGRQQIAEGRIELETAQSELEQARVEVADGEKQLEVGQRLMVVTENFGTVSANGITAVATVQFSVPVNDVSDVTTDGVVELLSELRSDEIAVEFSQSLTTSFSELLGPGEIIGLVTAAIVLFVMLGTLIAAGLPVLSAILGVGISASITMALSGTIEMTSTTPILGVMLGLAVGIDYSLFLINRHRKQLRTGMEIRESIGLATGTSGNAVTFAGLTVIIALAALNLTGIGFLGLMGTMGALAIALAVLIALTFTPALLSVVGLRVLSSKERKSLASQAEREAASEPKNALRPVLATKHPVLAVLGVGALLAVLAIPAGEMRLGLPDGGSEPTDSTTYRAYTLVSENFGAGANGQVSAVVTLPSAVSEDDQAQLQADLAERFFALENVSAVLPAAVSDDSKTFLFQIVPVTGPATLETEELIFDVRGLSEEIRSEFDGELGVTGITATNIDISDKLSEALPLYLGTVLLLSLLLLILVFRSILVPLLATAGFLLTVFATFGAVVAVYQWGWLGALFGVHSPGPILNFLPTILIGILFGLAMDYQLFLASGIREAYVHGKSPIDAINFGVHLSRSVVIAAALIMITVFGGFAFNHLTLVRPIGFGLAFGVLVDAFLVRLILVPAIMSLVGDKAWWIPKWLDKILPNVDVEGSSLERKAELPKS, from the coding sequence TTGGCAAATCTTCTCTACAAACTCGGTCTTTTTTCAGCTCGCAAAGCGTGGACGGTAATTTCTGCTTGGCTGATTCTGCTGGCAATCACGGTTGGTCTCATGGTCAGCTTCGCCGGCAAGCTCTCCTCGTCCATGTCAATTGACGGCATACCAGCTCAGGATGTGATCGACAGATTGCAGGACAGCTTCCCAGAGGCCGCTAGAGGTCAGGGTCAGGTGGTCTTCCACAAGGCGAGCGGCGAATTCACCGAACCCGAGAAGCAGATGATAACGGAAGCTCTTGAGGAGGCGGCAGCCGTCGAAGGTGTGGCTGAAGTGCTGAACCCATTTGAGGTTGCCAGAGAAATTTCTGACCAGCGCCAGGAGCTGGCCGATGCTGAGGCCGAGTTGGCCCAGGCAAAACTTGATTTGGCAGATGGCCAAAAGCAGATTGACGATGGTTTAGCGAAGCTAGAGGACTCGTTGGCCGAGTTAGAGGAGCAGGCCGATCAGCTCGCCGACCAGCGAAACGCCCTGGAGCAAAACCTGGAGTCCATCGAAGCTGGCTTGCTGCAGCTTGAGGCTGGTGGGGCTCCAGTCACAATGATTGCTCCGCTTGAGGCCAACCAGCAGCAGGTGCTGGGAGGACTGGCTCAGATTGAAGCAGGCGAACAGGCAATTGAGGCTGGCAGGCAGCAAATTGCCGAGGGTCGAATTGAACTCGAGACTGCCCAGTCTGAGCTGGAACAGGCGCGGGTTGAAGTCGCGGATGGTGAAAAGCAGTTGGAGGTTGGGCAGCGACTAATGGTGGTCACCGAAAACTTTGGAACGGTCTCAGCAAACGGCATAACCGCAGTTGCGACCGTGCAGTTCTCGGTCCCGGTGAATGACGTTTCAGATGTCACCACCGATGGCGTTGTCGAGCTTTTGAGCGAATTGCGAAGCGACGAGATAGCTGTTGAGTTTTCCCAGTCGCTGACCACTTCGTTCTCAGAACTATTGGGTCCGGGCGAAATCATCGGTTTGGTGACCGCTGCAATTGTGCTGTTCGTGATGCTCGGGACGCTGATTGCGGCTGGACTCCCAGTGCTTTCAGCGATTCTCGGAGTGGGCATCTCTGCCTCCATCACGATGGCGCTCTCCGGGACAATTGAAATGACCTCTACCACTCCAATTCTGGGTGTGATGCTGGGGCTTGCGGTTGGAATCGACTACAGCCTGTTCTTGATCAACCGGCACCGCAAGCAACTTAGAACCGGTATGGAGATCCGTGAGTCAATTGGTCTTGCCACCGGCACCTCCGGCAATGCTGTGACCTTCGCGGGTCTCACCGTAATCATTGCCCTGGCGGCTCTGAACCTGACCGGTATCGGTTTCTTGGGTCTCATGGGAACCATGGGTGCTCTGGCCATCGCCCTGGCTGTTTTGATTGCCCTGACTTTCACCCCGGCGCTGTTGTCAGTTGTTGGGCTTCGGGTGCTGAGCTCCAAGGAGCGGAAGTCATTGGCCTCACAGGCTGAGCGTGAGGCTGCTTCGGAACCGAAGAATGCCCTCCGCCCAGTGCTAGCAACCAAGCACCCGGTCTTGGCTGTGTTGGGTGTCGGTGCGCTATTGGCAGTGCTGGCAATTCCAGCCGGTGAGATGCGCTTGGGGTTGCCCGACGGTGGTTCTGAACCTACCGACTCCACCACCTACCGCGCCTACACGCTAGTCAGCGAAAACTTCGGTGCTGGCGCCAATGGCCAGGTTTCTGCCGTTGTTACTTTGCCTTCGGCGGTTTCTGAAGACGATCAGGCCCAGCTGCAGGCAGATTTGGCCGAAAGGTTCTTTGCTCTGGAAAATGTCTCTGCAGTTCTTCCGGCTGCCGTATCGGATGACAGCAAGACATTCCTATTCCAGATTGTTCCGGTTACTGGTCCGGCAACCCTTGAGACTGAGGAATTGATCTTCGATGTTCGAGGCCTCTCGGAGGAGATTCGTTCCGAGTTTGATGGCGAGCTGGGTGTTACCGGCATTACCGCCACCAACATCGACATCTCGGACAAACTCTCGGAAGCGCTGCCGCTCTACTTGGGTACCGTGCTGCTGCTGTCACTGCTGCTTTTGATTCTGGTGTTCCGCTCAATTCTGGTTCCGCTTTTGGCAACTGCAGGATTCCTGCTGACTGTCTTTGCAACCTTCGGTGCCGTGGTTGCGGTTTATCAGTGGGGTTGGTTAGGAGCACTCTTCGGTGTTCACAGCCCCGGACCAATCCTGAACTTCTTGCCTACGATTCTGATCGGAATCCTGTTTGGTCTTGCGATGGACTATCAGCTGTTTTTGGCTTCTGGAATCCGCGAAGCCTATGTTCACGGAAAATCACCGATTGATGCAATCAACTTCGGCGTTCACCTCTCCAGATCGGTCGTAATTGCGGCGGCACTGATCATGATCACGGTCTTTGGGGGCTTTGCCTTCAACCACCTGACGCTGGTCCGCCCAATTGGTTTTGGCTTGGCCTTCGGCGTTTTGGTTGACGCCTTCCTGGTTCGGTTGATTCTGGTGCCGGCAATTATGTCTCTGGTTGGTGACAAGGCCTGGTGGATTCCAAAGTGGCTGGACAAAATCCTGCCGAACGTCGATGTTGAGGGGAGCTCGCTGGAGCGCAAGGCCGAGCTACCAAAGTCGTAA
- a CDS encoding PGPGW domain-containing protein — protein sequence MDRLKNILAKLPHPLRWVLTMVIGFILLIMGLIMMVTPGPGLLFIFFGLSILALEIEWARQLNKQGLQGLEILVAKLKQLFRRRKGD from the coding sequence ATGGACAGGTTAAAGAACATTCTTGCCAAGCTGCCCCACCCGCTGCGCTGGGTCCTAACCATGGTCATCGGTTTCATTTTGCTAATTATGGGATTGATCATGATGGTGACGCCGGGCCCGGGACTGCTGTTTATTTTCTTTGGGCTTTCAATTCTGGCTCTCGAGATTGAGTGGGCGAGACAGCTCAACAAGCAGGGCCTGCAGGGCCTAGAGATTCTCGTTGCAAAGCTGAAGCAACTGTTCAGGCGGCGCAAGGGCGACTAG
- a CDS encoding LacI family DNA-binding transcriptional regulator has product MPKKRMNREQRHATMADVAAHIGVSRQLVGLAFRNAPGVSAETATKIFSAAEEIGYQPNLAAQALRREGSKYIGVAYHTSHSSSEELLPAIYKAAEAHGFKVILSAISSRRSDQEALNEIIGHRCDGAILISSTLSVAHIKQISKALPIVSLSRRIEGVNCGVVSSEGERGVYDAVQYLASIGHQTIAYVDTSEMLDHEFRLQGYLDAIRDRKLMTRVVTMSGDYIESAGAEAAKLFIGQGGLPTAIVCSNDQVALGLAYKLQQAGIKVPDDVSIVGYDDTVASLPFLDFTTVHQDADELAQAAVKDLAERIAGNISSRKIYLTSAKLVVRSSTRSPRTSQG; this is encoded by the coding sequence GTGCCTAAGAAGCGAATGAACAGAGAGCAGCGCCATGCAACGATGGCCGATGTTGCCGCGCACATTGGGGTATCTAGGCAGTTGGTCGGCCTTGCCTTTCGAAATGCTCCTGGCGTAAGTGCGGAGACGGCGACAAAAATCTTCTCTGCGGCCGAGGAAATTGGATATCAACCGAATCTGGCAGCCCAAGCCCTGCGCCGGGAGGGATCCAAGTACATTGGCGTGGCATATCACACATCTCACAGCTCATCAGAGGAGCTACTCCCAGCTATCTATAAAGCCGCCGAGGCCCACGGTTTCAAGGTAATCCTTAGCGCTATTTCAAGCCGGCGCTCGGATCAAGAGGCTTTGAACGAAATAATTGGGCATCGTTGTGATGGGGCTATCTTGATTTCTAGCACGTTGTCCGTTGCCCACATAAAGCAAATTTCCAAGGCACTTCCAATCGTTAGTCTCAGTCGAAGAATCGAAGGGGTGAACTGTGGCGTCGTTTCCTCGGAGGGCGAAAGAGGCGTCTATGACGCGGTTCAGTACCTAGCTTCCATCGGGCACCAAACGATTGCCTACGTGGACACTTCGGAAATGCTTGACCATGAGTTTCGGCTCCAGGGGTATCTGGACGCGATTCGTGACAGGAAATTGATGACCAGGGTTGTGACCATGTCTGGCGATTACATCGAGTCGGCTGGAGCTGAGGCAGCCAAACTGTTCATAGGTCAAGGGGGCCTCCCAACCGCAATCGTTTGTTCAAATGACCAAGTGGCGCTTGGACTTGCATACAAGTTACAACAGGCCGGCATCAAAGTGCCAGACGACGTTTCTATAGTCGGATACGACGACACTGTCGCCAGTTTGCCATTTTTGGATTTCACGACGGTTCACCAAGACGCGGATGAACTCGCTCAAGCCGCTGTTAAGGACCTGGCGGAGCGGATTGCGGGAAACATTTCGAGTCGCAAAATTTATCTAACGAGTGCCAAATTAGTCGTAAGGTCAAGCACAAGGTCTCCAAGAACATCGCAAGGTTAG